Proteins co-encoded in one Saprospira grandis genomic window:
- a CDS encoding MarR family winged helix-turn-helix transcriptional regulator, whose amino-acid sequence MKIEEEINQQRPFKDMYQKVGVNILFTASWLSKLQTDVLKPYGLSVQQFNILRILRGMRGKPATVKLLTERMIDKTSNASRLVEKLQRKGLVLRKSCKQDRRRVDIYIEEEGLKVLAEASAKLEAQMTAYMSHLEPEEAGQLSDLLDQLRG is encoded by the coding sequence ATGAAAATAGAGGAAGAGATCAATCAACAGCGTCCATTTAAAGATATGTATCAGAAGGTAGGAGTCAATATTTTGTTTACGGCCTCTTGGCTCAGTAAGCTACAGACCGATGTATTGAAGCCCTATGGTTTATCGGTGCAGCAGTTTAACATTTTGCGGATTTTGCGGGGGATGCGGGGCAAGCCGGCCACGGTCAAGTTATTGACAGAGCGCATGATTGACAAGACCTCTAATGCTTCTCGTTTGGTGGAGAAATTGCAGCGCAAGGGTTTGGTCTTGCGCAAATCCTGCAAGCAGGATCGTCGACGGGTAGATATTTACATTGAGGAGGAGGGCTTAAAGGTCTTGGCGGAGGCTTCGGCCAAACTAGAGGCGCAGATGACGGCCTACATGAGTCATTTGGAGCCAGAAGAAGCTGGGCAACTTAGTGATTTATTGGATCAGTTGAGAGGTTAG
- a CDS encoding helix-turn-helix domain-containing protein, producing the protein MFGYFSIKNNLYPITFGFCLLFVACISEPAPKMDWPNDLGEQIRLERQRRAWSQEELAEGLGISLESLRLIEAGRATPIYEKLDEIEAFLGIKIDKSQLDSLATF; encoded by the coding sequence ATGTTTGGATATTTTTCGATAAAAAACAATTTATATCCAATTACTTTTGGGTTTTGCCTTCTTTTTGTTGCTTGTATATCGGAGCCTGCGCCAAAGATGGATTGGCCCAACGACTTGGGAGAGCAGATTCGATTGGAGCGGCAGCGGCGGGCTTGGAGCCAGGAGGAACTGGCAGAGGGTTTGGGGATATCTTTAGAGAGTTTGCGTTTAATTGAGGCGGGGCGGGCCACGCCTATTTATGAAAAGCTAGACGAGATAGAAGCCTTTCTAGGGATCAAAATAGATAAAAGCCAGTTAGACAGTTTAGCAACTTTTTAG
- a CDS encoding S24 family peptidase produces MTDFSKNIVNQRFGLIYDELTKSNKIKGKSDLADKLETYNHVINNVLKGDRSLTVKQINLLVEHFDINANFVFGCSEQLYNSDSDEIPTHSLAEKIIQGRNNITLVPDKASAGYALAVDSKEYLEQFKRFSVPGLEGPLLAFEISGDSMLPHITNGDLVICEALERNQMPRDNGVYVVVTDTVVTKRIRRIKDSDSNQVVGLELLSDNEVYRPYQVDLEEIRQILKVKARLTAHGLA; encoded by the coding sequence ATGACTGACTTCAGTAAAAATATTGTCAACCAACGCTTCGGCCTTATCTATGATGAGCTGACCAAAAGTAATAAAATTAAAGGAAAATCAGATCTCGCCGATAAATTGGAGACCTATAATCATGTGATCAATAATGTCCTTAAAGGAGATCGCAGCCTAACCGTTAAGCAAATCAATCTGCTGGTCGAGCATTTCGATATTAACGCCAATTTTGTCTTCGGCTGTAGCGAGCAACTCTATAATAGCGATAGCGACGAAATCCCCACTCACTCTCTAGCCGAAAAGATTATCCAGGGCCGTAATAATATTACCCTAGTGCCCGATAAGGCCTCGGCAGGCTACGCTCTCGCTGTAGATAGTAAGGAGTACCTAGAGCAGTTCAAACGCTTTTCGGTCCCTGGCCTAGAAGGCCCCCTGCTGGCCTTCGAAATTAGCGGAGATAGTATGCTCCCCCATATTACTAATGGCGATCTCGTGATCTGCGAAGCCCTAGAACGCAACCAAATGCCCCGAGATAATGGGGTCTATGTGGTAGTCACCGATACAGTCGTCACTAAACGCATCCGCCGAATTAAAGACAGCGATAGCAACCAAGTGGTGGGCCTCGAATTGCTCTCCGATAATGAGGTCTATCGCCCTTATCAAGTAGATCTAGAGGAGATTCGCCAAATCTTAAAGGTAAAGGCCCGCCTAACCGCTCACGGCCTAGCTTAA
- a CDS encoding alpha/beta hydrolase: MQTYNFHWKNAQGKKIFGQGWLPNTQAPKGLVLLVHGLGEHIGRYAHLAHFFTQRGWALLASDRIGHGQSEGQRGHTPKYEDLFKEIDQLLAESQRKFNSLPTFLYGHSMGGNLVLNYMIQNPKVPIQGVIATSSALRLAFEPPAIQLFLGKLMRKIYPAFSQGNGLELEALCQDPKVIQAYQNDPLVHTKISAETAIGMIEWGQKALDTAPQLKKPALLVHGSADRICSPLGSRQFAEANPIAQLKLWEAGYHELHNEAFQDELFAYIWQWMQAQL, from the coding sequence ATGCAAACCTATAACTTTCATTGGAAGAATGCCCAAGGCAAAAAGATCTTTGGCCAAGGCTGGCTTCCCAATACGCAAGCCCCCAAAGGGCTGGTTCTTTTGGTCCACGGACTGGGCGAACATATTGGCCGATATGCCCATCTCGCTCACTTTTTTACCCAAAGAGGCTGGGCCCTGCTGGCTTCCGACCGCATCGGGCATGGCCAATCTGAAGGCCAACGCGGGCACACGCCTAAATATGAGGACCTCTTTAAGGAGATCGATCAATTGCTGGCCGAAAGCCAACGCAAGTTTAATAGCTTGCCCACTTTTCTCTATGGCCACTCTATGGGCGGCAATCTGGTCCTCAATTATATGATCCAAAACCCAAAGGTGCCTATTCAGGGCGTAATCGCTACCTCTTCGGCGCTCCGCCTAGCTTTCGAGCCTCCCGCCATCCAACTCTTTCTAGGCAAACTGATGCGCAAGATTTATCCCGCTTTCTCGCAGGGAAATGGCCTAGAACTAGAGGCCCTCTGCCAAGATCCCAAGGTCATCCAAGCTTATCAAAATGACCCCCTGGTGCATACCAAAATCTCCGCAGAAACCGCCATTGGCATGATCGAATGGGGGCAAAAGGCCCTAGATACCGCCCCCCAACTGAAAAAGCCCGCCTTGCTGGTCCATGGTAGCGCCGACCGTATCTGCTCGCCCCTCGGAAGCCGCCAATTTGCAGAGGCCAATCCCATCGCCCAACTCAAACTTTGGGAGGCGGGCTATCATGAGTTGCACAATGAAGCTTTTCAAGATGAACTTTTTGCTTATATTTGGCAGTGGATGCAGGCCCAACTGTAG
- a CDS encoding SCP2 sterol-binding domain-containing protein, whose protein sequence is MNVREFLMDLPSKISPEAIEGKESLFHFLISGEEGGNFTARIKDGKAEVIEGLEDEPKCVIKTSDTVFSKILSGKQNPQMAVFTGKLKISNLSEMMKFAKVLGLM, encoded by the coding sequence ATGAATGTTCGTGAATTCCTAATGGATCTCCCCTCTAAGATTAGCCCCGAAGCTATCGAAGGAAAAGAAAGTTTGTTCCACTTCCTCATCTCTGGAGAAGAAGGAGGCAATTTTACTGCCCGTATCAAAGATGGTAAGGCAGAGGTGATCGAAGGTCTAGAAGATGAGCCCAAATGCGTGATCAAAACTTCTGATACGGTCTTTAGCAAGATCCTTTCTGGTAAGCAGAATCCCCAAATGGCGGTCTTTACTGGCAAACTCAAGATTAGCAACCTCAGCGAAATGATGAAGTTTGCTAAGGTGCTTGGCCTTATGTAG
- a CDS encoding ABC transporter permease, which translates to MNIAIFIARRLGLGAGPSFSKTIMRIAILAIALSVTVMILATAIVRGFKTSISEKVFGFWGHIHITTSSSPSSYAFEAQPMNKDQIYYPDLGQRGPIYYIEQASNWRGEIQEEERQTQGGLRHIQAFAQKEGIIKTEQQIEGIILRGVGEDYDWSFLKNYLLEGELLDPKSEGNANHILISEVTARRLSLKVGDDFRIYFVQNGSSQARKYKIKGIFKTGLEEYDRRFALVDLRQIQKLNNWRPYRNYGPDLELHEENLYLKGVTNASFAESRTAIQNYLKAGQIPDFSDSSSQLVIVSSVLAGARGWSLGDTIGLKYLDFGEQKYVYRFIIGAIYQAPANLRWEKTIFVPWQALQGPNYLLSEQVSGFEVFVENIDDLDAFGEYINYNTLMGKDQFANTIKEVEPNIFDWLNLTDMNERIIILLMILVSIINMTTSLMILILERTNMIGLLKAMGASNWSIRQLFLYKAGQIIIYGLFWGNLLGIGLCYLQQSFGLIRLPEDLYYVSVAPVQLEFWPIFLLNLGTLLLTLLVLIIPSWLVATIAPLKAIRFK; encoded by the coding sequence TTGAACATTGCCATATTTATCGCCCGTCGATTAGGGTTGGGGGCTGGCCCCTCTTTTTCAAAGACCATTATGCGCATCGCCATTTTGGCCATTGCCCTCTCGGTGACCGTCATGATTTTGGCCACTGCCATCGTGCGAGGCTTCAAAACGAGTATTTCAGAAAAAGTCTTTGGCTTTTGGGGGCATATTCATATTACGACTAGCAGCTCGCCCTCTAGCTATGCCTTTGAGGCCCAACCGATGAACAAAGACCAAATCTATTACCCCGATTTGGGGCAGCGGGGACCTATATATTATATAGAGCAGGCTAGCAATTGGCGGGGGGAGATCCAAGAAGAAGAACGGCAAACCCAAGGGGGGCTGCGACATATACAGGCCTTTGCCCAAAAAGAAGGCATCATTAAAACCGAGCAGCAAATTGAGGGAATCATCTTGCGTGGGGTGGGGGAGGACTACGACTGGAGCTTTCTGAAAAACTACCTCTTAGAAGGAGAATTGCTAGACCCCAAAAGCGAGGGAAATGCCAACCACATCCTTATTTCGGAGGTGACCGCTAGGCGGCTTAGCCTCAAAGTTGGCGATGATTTTCGGATTTACTTTGTACAAAATGGAAGTTCTCAGGCGCGCAAATATAAAATCAAAGGAATATTTAAGACGGGTTTAGAGGAATACGACCGCCGTTTTGCCTTGGTCGATCTGCGTCAAATTCAGAAGCTCAACAACTGGCGGCCCTACCGAAACTATGGGCCAGATCTAGAGCTGCATGAAGAAAACCTCTACCTCAAAGGCGTGACCAATGCTAGCTTTGCAGAAAGCCGAACCGCCATTCAGAACTACCTCAAAGCGGGGCAGATTCCAGACTTTTCAGACAGCAGTAGCCAGCTTGTAATTGTCTCCTCGGTTTTGGCGGGAGCCAGAGGCTGGTCCCTAGGCGATACCATTGGCTTAAAATACCTTGACTTTGGCGAGCAGAAATACGTCTATCGCTTTATCATTGGGGCCATTTATCAGGCCCCGGCCAATTTGCGTTGGGAGAAAACGATTTTTGTTCCTTGGCAGGCCCTGCAAGGCCCCAACTATTTGCTGAGCGAGCAGGTTTCTGGCTTTGAGGTCTTTGTTGAAAACATAGACGACCTTGATGCTTTTGGGGAGTATATCAACTACAACACCCTTATGGGCAAAGATCAGTTTGCCAATACCATTAAGGAAGTAGAGCCCAATATATTTGATTGGCTCAATTTGACCGATATGAACGAGCGCATTATCATTTTGCTCATGATTTTGGTTTCTATCATCAATATGACCACCTCCTTGATGATCCTTATTTTGGAGCGGACCAACATGATTGGTTTGCTCAAGGCTATGGGGGCCAGCAACTGGAGCATTCGGCAACTCTTCTTGTACAAGGCTGGCCAAATTATTATCTATGGCTTATTTTGGGGCAACCTCTTGGGCATTGGTCTTTGCTACTTGCAGCAAAGCTTTGGCCTAATTCGCTTGCCCGAAGACCTTTATTATGTATCGGTGGCTCCGGTCCAATTAGAATTTTGGCCTATTTTTCTGCTCAATTTAGGGACCTTGTTGCTTACCTTATTGGTCTTGATTATTCCCTCTTGGTTGGTGGCGACTATTGCCCCTCTCAAGGCCATCCGCTTTAAGTAG
- a CDS encoding M20/M25/M40 family metallo-hydrolase, whose protein sequence is MRKLLLLLLAFMASIFFLLLLFNTLSWRSMQPAPPVPEKAAFSLKKAAKRLSLAIKRPSPKQQQLDSLSWEAFLRRYYPSLLKHPNTELIVLGENLTILHWKGRDLRLLPFLAISYIQFKEPELDNLPAWTHGPYSGEQQDAFIWGLGSQRGMANAIAYLEVFQQKLAENSWPERSFYLLMGPKDRASAQRAARYFKRKGLRFELALGPESDIYTENELGIAAPIAALAIGEVQTLETKIWQADESQLKAALHYLEGQTYDWSQEQAAYQAIYPYLGLELPFVKRFLWANRFYLGDWSSSSLGQGPILSAWKNEVSIKEEEAGYLRLQQPLAPHYQAADFSELEQYVDSVKHKSWGDSTLSLTQGFAYELLQTHVRQIFPKTLVLPTVLPKTSCYRASLQPFCEQYYHFSPWRFDAAERLRLSKQEDERLGLDNFMRGLQFYEQLLERLLF, encoded by the coding sequence ATGCGAAAACTACTGCTGCTTTTGTTGGCTTTTATGGCCAGTATCTTTTTCCTCCTTCTATTATTTAATACCCTAAGTTGGCGGTCTATGCAGCCCGCTCCTCCCGTTCCGGAAAAGGCCGCCTTTTCATTAAAAAAGGCGGCCAAGCGGTTGAGTTTGGCCATCAAGCGGCCTTCGCCCAAGCAGCAGCAACTGGACAGTCTAAGCTGGGAGGCTTTTCTGCGCCGCTATTATCCTAGTTTGCTTAAGCACCCCAATACCGAGCTCATTGTTTTGGGCGAAAACCTTACAATTTTGCATTGGAAGGGCCGAGACCTGCGGCTATTGCCCTTTTTGGCGATCAGTTATATACAATTTAAAGAGCCCGAGCTAGATAACTTGCCGGCTTGGACCCATGGCCCTTACTCTGGGGAGCAACAAGATGCTTTTATTTGGGGATTGGGCAGTCAAAGAGGCATGGCCAACGCCATAGCTTATTTAGAGGTCTTTCAGCAGAAGCTAGCCGAAAACAGCTGGCCCGAACGCAGCTTTTACTTGCTTATGGGCCCCAAAGATCGGGCTTCTGCCCAGCGAGCGGCCCGCTACTTCAAGCGCAAAGGGCTTCGTTTTGAGCTGGCTTTAGGTCCAGAATCTGATATTTATACAGAAAACGAACTGGGCATTGCGGCTCCTATTGCGGCCTTGGCCATTGGAGAAGTACAAACCCTAGAAACCAAGATTTGGCAGGCCGATGAAAGTCAATTGAAGGCCGCCTTACATTACCTAGAGGGGCAAACTTACGACTGGAGCCAGGAGCAGGCCGCCTATCAGGCTATTTATCCCTATTTAGGGCTAGAGTTGCCTTTTGTCAAGCGTTTCCTTTGGGCCAATCGCTTCTATTTGGGCGATTGGAGCAGCAGTAGTTTGGGGCAAGGCCCCATATTATCGGCCTGGAAGAATGAGGTCTCCATTAAGGAGGAAGAAGCGGGTTATTTGCGCCTGCAACAGCCCTTGGCCCCGCATTATCAGGCTGCTGATTTTAGCGAACTTGAACAATATGTCGATTCAGTTAAGCATAAAAGTTGGGGCGATAGTACGCTCAGCCTTACGCAAGGTTTTGCCTATGAGCTACTACAGACGCATGTCCGCCAAATTTTTCCCAAGACCTTAGTCTTACCCACTGTTTTGCCCAAAACAAGCTGCTACCGGGCTAGCTTACAGCCTTTTTGCGAGCAATATTATCATTTTTCGCCTTGGCGCTTTGATGCGGCAGAGCGTTTGCGCTTGTCTAAGCAAGAAGATGAGCGTTTGGGCCTAGACAACTTCATGCGGGGCCTACAATTCTACGAACAACTACTCGAAAGGCTGTTATTTTAA
- a CDS encoding FeoB-associated Cys-rich membrane protein — MGIQDYIVWAIGLLALAYLVWHFWPKQKAPGCAGGCSDCSQVDWQALTEKAEREMKA, encoded by the coding sequence ATGGGAATACAAGATTATATTGTTTGGGCCATTGGCCTTTTGGCCTTAGCCTATTTAGTTTGGCATTTTTGGCCCAAACAGAAGGCGCCTGGCTGTGCCGGCGGCTGTAGCGACTGCTCTCAGGTAGATTGGCAGGCCCTGACCGAAAAGGCCGAAAGAGAAATGAAGGCCTAA
- a CDS encoding leucine-rich repeat domain-containing protein gives MSAIDKLLQLFSSPLPSNWDLGLQLAQANAISLEPLAQGIKQLLALGESRPNLQQWEGASFEQLLPACRQIYAMSIEEEELLALPAVIAIFQRLGILELHALGLQTLPESLGQLQALRSLGLKNNQLQQLPQSMGELKGLKTLLLPNNQLRELPESMRYMSALQTLDLAENPYLLELPTWLAELPNLKTLALDPSVFAYQLPANLAHLPARVGLRWGRLSSKFEF, from the coding sequence ATGTCAGCAATAGATAAACTCTTACAGTTATTTAGTAGTCCTTTGCCCAGCAACTGGGACTTGGGCCTGCAATTGGCGCAGGCCAATGCGATTTCTTTGGAGCCCTTGGCCCAGGGAATTAAGCAGTTATTGGCCCTAGGCGAGAGCCGTCCCAACCTACAGCAATGGGAGGGAGCTAGTTTTGAGCAACTGCTTCCAGCTTGTCGGCAAATATATGCCATGAGTATAGAAGAAGAGGAATTGCTAGCATTGCCTGCGGTCATTGCCATTTTTCAGCGTTTGGGGATTTTGGAGTTGCATGCTTTGGGCTTGCAAACTTTGCCCGAAAGTCTGGGCCAGCTTCAGGCCTTGCGCAGTTTGGGCCTAAAAAACAATCAGTTGCAGCAGCTGCCCCAAAGTATGGGAGAGCTCAAGGGATTAAAAACGCTTTTGTTGCCCAACAATCAATTGCGGGAGCTACCAGAGAGCATGCGTTATATGTCAGCGCTACAAACCCTAGACCTAGCGGAAAACCCCTATCTCCTAGAACTACCCACTTGGCTAGCCGAGCTCCCCAATTTAAAAACCTTGGCCTTAGACCCCAGCGTCTTTGCCTACCAACTACCTGCTAATTTGGCCCATTTGCCAGCTCGGGTAGGGCTGCGTTGGGGGCGCTTGAGCTCTAAATTTGAGTTTTAG
- a CDS encoding HNH endonuclease, with protein MQEKRRKWSREETIIAFYYYCQIPFAKIVDKHPLVQECASLIGRKPSAVKMKLGNFGRLDPALKAQGISGLKNGAKLELEIWNAFQENWEEMMAQTDELLSQQTVVTRPLQQDLSSEFGEDVWGRQKQRRKQGIFRKMVLSNYNYRCCLTGLSQLELLVASHIVPWARAKKERLNPQNGLCLNSLHDKAFDRGLISFDENYCLLLSEELEREQGSLWAKQFFLPYKEKRLILPNRFLPNPDFLAIHRRDIFKG; from the coding sequence ATGCAAGAGAAAAGACGTAAATGGAGTAGAGAAGAAACTATAATTGCTTTCTATTATTATTGCCAAATTCCTTTTGCTAAGATTGTAGATAAGCATCCTTTGGTCCAAGAGTGTGCAAGCTTAATTGGCCGTAAACCTTCTGCGGTAAAAATGAAGCTGGGCAACTTTGGTCGTTTAGATCCTGCCCTAAAAGCGCAGGGAATTAGTGGGTTGAAGAATGGGGCTAAATTGGAGCTAGAGATTTGGAATGCCTTTCAGGAAAACTGGGAGGAGATGATGGCCCAGACCGATGAGCTTTTAAGTCAGCAGACTGTTGTAACTAGGCCACTTCAGCAAGACCTTTCTTCTGAGTTTGGGGAGGATGTTTGGGGGCGACAAAAGCAAAGGCGAAAACAGGGGATATTCCGAAAGATGGTACTGAGCAATTATAATTACCGTTGTTGTTTGACGGGTCTATCTCAATTAGAATTATTGGTCGCTAGTCATATTGTTCCTTGGGCTAGGGCCAAAAAAGAGCGACTCAATCCACAAAATGGATTATGTTTGAATAGCTTGCATGATAAAGCTTTTGATCGTGGCTTGATTAGCTTTGATGAAAATTATTGCTTGTTGTTATCTGAAGAACTGGAGCGGGAACAAGGCAGTTTATGGGCCAAACAATTTTTCCTACCTTATAAAGAAAAGCGTCTAATCTTACCCAATCGCTTTTTGCCCAATCCTGATTTTTTAGCTATACACCGAAGAGATATCTTTAAGGGATAA